The following are from one region of the Nicotiana tomentosiformis chromosome 7, ASM39032v3, whole genome shotgun sequence genome:
- the LOC104118087 gene encoding OVARIAN TUMOR DOMAIN-containing deubiquitinating enzyme 2, protein MEGAIVRRVIPSDNSCLFNAVGYVMDHDRNKAPELRQVIAATVASDPTKYSDAFLGKSNKEYCDWILNPEKWGGAIELSILADYYGREIAAYDIQTTRCDLYGQGKNYQERVMLIYDGLHYDALAMSPAEGAPEEFDQTIFTVQRDGTVGPAERLALNLVKEQQRKRSYTDTANFTLRCGVCQIGVVGQKEAVEHAQATGHVNFQEFK, encoded by the exons ATGGAAGGTGCTATAGTTCGAAGGGTTATTCCTTCTGATAACAGTTGTCTCTTCAATGCTGTTGG TTATGTGATGGACCATGACAGAAATAAAGCCCCTGAGCTTAGACAG GTTATAGCTGCAACAGTGGCAAGTGACCCGACAAAATATTCTGATGCCTTTCTTGGGAAGTCCAACAAAGAGTACTGTGATTGGATTCTTAACCCAGAGAAATGGGGAG GCGCCATAGAGCTTTCAATATTGGCTGACTACTATGGACGAGAAATCGCAGCCTATGATATTCAAACCACACGCTGTGATCTGTATGGGCAG GGGAAGAACTATCAGGAAAGAGTAATGCTGATTTATGATGGGCTCCATTATGATGCTTTGGCT ATGTCCCCTGCTGAAGGAGCTCCAGAGGAGTTTGATCAGACAATCTTTACTGTGCAGAGAGATGGCACTGTAGGACCAGCTGAGAGGCTTGCTCTTAATCTGGTTAAGGAGCAACAACG GAAGAGGAGCTACACTGATACAGCCAACTTCACGTTGCGTTGTGGAGTTTGCCAAATCGGGGTCGTGGGCCAAAAG GAAGCTGTTGAGCATGCACAAGCAACTGGACATGTGAACTTCCAGGAGTTCAAATGA
- the LOC104118086 gene encoding uncharacterized protein isoform X4, which translates to MENTRYSNLKKSFVIGVRSLLSSCSREKFGETFPNFAPAEVERLHQLYFEDEFESLCEETQAGTTLNMVEELVEEQRLEGSLNPLFLERSNTEEVMRHYLSEAKKDEISYLMAMLEKAEEQKRAVTSLLEAVKKERHDFSGVKDIVNKTGNFVSDSVEDQTEQVG; encoded by the exons ATGGAGAACACAAGGTACTCGAATTTGAAGAAATCTTTTGTGATTGGAGTACGCAGCTTGTTAAGTTCTTGTTCTAGAGAG aaatttggtgAAACTTTCCCCAATTTCGCTCCAGCAGAAGTTGAACGCCTTCATCAGTTATATTTTGAG GATGAATTTGAGTCTTTATGCGAGGAGACACAG GCAGGAACAACTCTAAACATGGTGGAGGAGCTTGTGGAAGAACAACGCTTGGAAGGAAGCTTGAACCCCTTGTTTCTGGAGAG GAGTAATACTGAAGAAGTCATGAGACACTACCTATCTGAAGCCAAAAAGGACGAGATCAGTTACTTGATGGCTATGTTAGAGAAG GCAGAAGAACAGAAACGTGCTGTCACTTCTCTTCTTGAAGCCGTGAAGAAAGAAAGGCATGATTTCTCTGGTGTCAAAGACATTGTTAATAAG ACTGGAAATTTTGTATCTGACAGTGTGGAGGATCAAACAGAACAG GTTGGCTGA
- the LOC104118086 gene encoding uncharacterized protein isoform X2, with product MENTRYSNLKKSFVIGVRSLLSSCSREKFGETFPNFAPAEVERLHQLYFEVITCLTESIECFLMEERKMGQIMRDEFESLCEETQAGTTLNMVEELVEEQRLEGSLNPLFLERSNTEEVMRHYLSEAKKDEISYLMAMLEKAEEQKRAVTSLLEAVKKERHDFSGVKDIVNKTGNFVSDSVEDQTEQVG from the exons ATGGAGAACACAAGGTACTCGAATTTGAAGAAATCTTTTGTGATTGGAGTACGCAGCTTGTTAAGTTCTTGTTCTAGAGAG aaatttggtgAAACTTTCCCCAATTTCGCTCCAGCAGAAGTTGAACGCCTTCATCAGTTATATTTTGAG GTGATTACTTGTTTGACCGAGAGTATAGAG TGTTTTCTCAtggaggaaagaaagatgggccAAATCATGCGG GATGAATTTGAGTCTTTATGCGAGGAGACACAG GCAGGAACAACTCTAAACATGGTGGAGGAGCTTGTGGAAGAACAACGCTTGGAAGGAAGCTTGAACCCCTTGTTTCTGGAGAG GAGTAATACTGAAGAAGTCATGAGACACTACCTATCTGAAGCCAAAAAGGACGAGATCAGTTACTTGATGGCTATGTTAGAGAAG GCAGAAGAACAGAAACGTGCTGTCACTTCTCTTCTTGAAGCCGTGAAGAAAGAAAGGCATGATTTCTCTGGTGTCAAAGACATTGTTAATAAG ACTGGAAATTTTGTATCTGACAGTGTGGAGGATCAAACAGAACAG GTTGGCTGA
- the LOC104118086 gene encoding uncharacterized protein isoform X3, with protein MENTRYSNLKKSFVIGVRSLLSSCSREKFGETFPNFAPAEVERLHQLYFEVITCLTESIEDEFESLCEETQAGTTLNMVEELVEEQRLEGSLNPLFLERSNTEEVMRHYLSEAKKDEISYLMAMLEKAEEQKRAVTSLLEAVKKERHDFSGVKDIVNKTGNFVSDSVEDQTEQVG; from the exons ATGGAGAACACAAGGTACTCGAATTTGAAGAAATCTTTTGTGATTGGAGTACGCAGCTTGTTAAGTTCTTGTTCTAGAGAG aaatttggtgAAACTTTCCCCAATTTCGCTCCAGCAGAAGTTGAACGCCTTCATCAGTTATATTTTGAG GTGATTACTTGTTTGACCGAGAGTATAGAG GATGAATTTGAGTCTTTATGCGAGGAGACACAG GCAGGAACAACTCTAAACATGGTGGAGGAGCTTGTGGAAGAACAACGCTTGGAAGGAAGCTTGAACCCCTTGTTTCTGGAGAG GAGTAATACTGAAGAAGTCATGAGACACTACCTATCTGAAGCCAAAAAGGACGAGATCAGTTACTTGATGGCTATGTTAGAGAAG GCAGAAGAACAGAAACGTGCTGTCACTTCTCTTCTTGAAGCCGTGAAGAAAGAAAGGCATGATTTCTCTGGTGTCAAAGACATTGTTAATAAG ACTGGAAATTTTGTATCTGACAGTGTGGAGGATCAAACAGAACAG GTTGGCTGA
- the LOC104118086 gene encoding uncharacterized protein isoform X1, whose protein sequence is MENTRYSNLKKSFVIGVRSLLSSCSREKFGETFPNFAPAEVERLHQLYFEVITCLTESIEPSIWRFVQFSAIHLEDEFESLCEETQAGTTLNMVEELVEEQRLEGSLNPLFLERSNTEEVMRHYLSEAKKDEISYLMAMLEKAEEQKRAVTSLLEAVKKERHDFSGVKDIVNKTGNFVSDSVEDQTEQVG, encoded by the exons ATGGAGAACACAAGGTACTCGAATTTGAAGAAATCTTTTGTGATTGGAGTACGCAGCTTGTTAAGTTCTTGTTCTAGAGAG aaatttggtgAAACTTTCCCCAATTTCGCTCCAGCAGAAGTTGAACGCCTTCATCAGTTATATTTTGAG GTGATTACTTGTTTGACCGAGAGTATAGAG CCATCCATCTGGAGGTTTGTCCAATTTTCAGCCATCCATCTGGAG GATGAATTTGAGTCTTTATGCGAGGAGACACAG GCAGGAACAACTCTAAACATGGTGGAGGAGCTTGTGGAAGAACAACGCTTGGAAGGAAGCTTGAACCCCTTGTTTCTGGAGAG GAGTAATACTGAAGAAGTCATGAGACACTACCTATCTGAAGCCAAAAAGGACGAGATCAGTTACTTGATGGCTATGTTAGAGAAG GCAGAAGAACAGAAACGTGCTGTCACTTCTCTTCTTGAAGCCGTGAAGAAAGAAAGGCATGATTTCTCTGGTGTCAAAGACATTGTTAATAAG ACTGGAAATTTTGTATCTGACAGTGTGGAGGATCAAACAGAACAG GTTGGCTGA